A region from the Benincasa hispida cultivar B227 chromosome 10, ASM972705v1, whole genome shotgun sequence genome encodes:
- the LOC120088635 gene encoding organ-specific protein P4, with product MKLSVAFFLLLLSLLLIGEISHGSRKEEGEYWKKIMKDEEIPDILKESLLDDNSLVDNNKKEHFMTNFDPHPNAIIYHTAHASTHNNNHHLKINPTLPNSSP from the exons ATGAAGCTTTCTGTtgctttcttccttcttcttctttctctcctcCTG ATTGGAGAAATAAGCCATGGAAGCAGGAAGGAAGAAGGAGAATATTGGAAAAAGATAATGAAAGATGAAGAAATTCCAGATATACTAAAAGAGTCGTTATTGGATGATAATTCATTGGTGGACAACAACAAAAAGGAGCATTTTATGACCAACTTTGATCCTCATCCAAATGCTATAATTTACCATACTGCCCATGCTTCCACTCATAACAATAATCATCATCTCAAAATCAACCCCACTCTTCCCAATTCATCCCCATGA